A single Deltaproteobacteria bacterium DNA region contains:
- the smc gene encoding chromosome segregation protein SMC produces MRLNSLILFGFKSFPARTKLTFNQGVIAIVGPNGCGKSNIVDAIRWVLGEQSPSMLRAKKMDDILYNGNNDGQTGLAEVRLVVENEGLFSPPGYENTPEIEIMRRIHKSGDTEYRINGKTCRLKDIHYLFMDTGVGSRAYSILDQGQISAFIDMVPQDRRLLIEEVAGISRFRARRSEAERCVARTKQNLERLEDLLVEVGRQRRFLSRQAKRTDRYLKLRKEQDQLDQALLAHAWLLELKRRMDLERERDSLSADLSGVQAELSKNVSDRKRLELEVLETEEALAAIRKGLTDAEDGLQKLREEASQHDRLLIKEENRLQAAEKTLMELDEKGTLTEHGREGLQKDIKALKAEESSYLFEITDRENEIEESKTIRDQVRESLEAVKVELVDAAARHARLDSERNGLRDRKDRLRRRLDQKRNELQGISEHVKGLEGDLKGQQEKIEKAMAELDSLAHDGKRLECTVSALKSRLSDIVKKRHEADSELASCRARLNALRTIDASGEGFSMATNRLLGSSDVPTLGVLADFLEVEPGWEHLVEIALGHGIQALIVPDMKACDKAISFLKNQPSGRASLIIPGIESGNAEGARDNTLLEFVRAGHPVDRVVADILVHWKVVPDLKAAFNVCNTDNKPLFYITRDGEILTPWGELVFGDKDKASSGILARKAEISGLTARENELRESSMQIRIEEDEISKGLLKAEAGLREVNEKKGSISEDLTGHKKERDSLLREIEAEKERSQRIDMEIEEAEKEILDIDISLEELEETIEAAVSARIEAEGQIKGREDALRQQEQVLSRRRKVIEEYRIKMARVQTQLQEREQELGRLADLKKQIASDRETMLAEKRSLAARLEDRARSLKDVRLKVKSEESRILIQKRHLKEVETEYDHTRQTFAGLQGKVNDLQTRFRAAEERIHRNELVLAEVEQGLAYLKKTAMDRHRADIEEFCDKWRLFPFSPDEAEKRISEITSKIDRLGPVNLAAVEEYRELEDRWSYLNSQKDDLISSIEDLEQAIGRINRTCRTRFKEALDSVNESLCRVFPLLFKEGSAKLNLTSSGDILDSGIDYLIQLPGKRIQYLNLLSGGEKVLAAMALIFAIYFIKPCPFCLLDEVDAALDEANILRFNRFIKKISEQSQVVLVTHNQKVMEIADVLYGVTMEDKGISRLVSVDLVESPGS; encoded by the coding sequence ATGCGACTTAATTCCCTGATACTCTTCGGCTTCAAATCCTTTCCTGCGCGCACAAAACTTACATTTAACCAGGGTGTTATTGCCATAGTAGGCCCTAATGGGTGCGGCAAGTCCAACATTGTTGACGCCATCAGGTGGGTACTGGGGGAGCAAAGTCCCAGCATGCTCAGGGCCAAGAAAATGGACGATATTCTTTACAATGGGAATAATGACGGGCAAACAGGCCTGGCCGAGGTCCGTTTGGTCGTGGAAAACGAAGGTCTTTTTTCACCACCGGGGTATGAAAATACCCCTGAGATTGAAATAATGCGTCGTATCCACAAGTCAGGGGATACTGAATACCGTATTAACGGCAAGACTTGCAGGCTGAAGGACATCCACTACCTCTTTATGGATACGGGGGTTGGCAGCAGGGCTTATTCCATTTTGGACCAGGGTCAGATTAGCGCATTTATTGACATGGTGCCACAAGATCGCCGTCTCCTGATCGAGGAGGTGGCAGGTATTTCCAGGTTCAGGGCCAGGCGCAGCGAGGCCGAGCGCTGCGTGGCCCGGACAAAGCAAAACCTCGAGAGGCTGGAAGACCTCCTGGTCGAGGTAGGGCGTCAACGCAGATTTCTCTCCAGACAGGCAAAGAGGACGGATCGCTATCTGAAGTTGCGGAAGGAGCAGGACCAACTGGATCAGGCGCTCCTTGCCCATGCATGGCTTCTTGAATTGAAGCGAAGGATGGATCTGGAAAGAGAGAGAGATTCTCTCTCTGCCGACCTGTCCGGTGTACAGGCGGAACTTTCTAAAAATGTCTCCGATCGGAAAAGGCTCGAACTGGAGGTCCTCGAGACGGAGGAGGCCTTAGCTGCAATTCGCAAGGGCCTGACCGATGCGGAAGACGGCCTTCAGAAGCTGAGGGAGGAGGCCTCGCAGCATGACAGGCTCTTGATTAAGGAAGAAAACAGGCTGCAGGCCGCCGAGAAGACATTGATGGAGCTTGATGAAAAGGGGACGTTGACAGAACACGGCCGTGAAGGGCTTCAGAAAGACATAAAGGCCCTCAAGGCAGAGGAGTCATCGTACCTGTTTGAGATAACCGACCGGGAAAATGAGATAGAGGAATCAAAAACAATTAGGGACCAGGTGAGGGAATCTCTTGAGGCAGTGAAGGTAGAACTCGTTGATGCGGCAGCCAGGCACGCAAGGCTGGACAGCGAGCGCAACGGCTTGAGAGACAGGAAGGACAGACTCAGGCGCCGTCTGGACCAGAAACGGAACGAGCTGCAGGGTATATCAGAACATGTAAAGGGCCTGGAAGGTGATTTGAAGGGACAACAAGAGAAGATAGAGAAAGCCATGGCTGAACTGGATTCCCTGGCTCATGACGGAAAAAGACTTGAATGTACTGTTTCTGCTCTGAAAAGCCGCCTTTCAGACATTGTTAAAAAAAGGCATGAAGCAGACTCGGAACTGGCATCGTGCAGGGCCAGGCTTAATGCACTGAGGACCATTGATGCCTCTGGTGAGGGCTTCAGCATGGCCACCAACAGGTTGCTCGGCTCTTCCGATGTTCCCACATTGGGGGTACTTGCTGATTTTCTGGAAGTAGAGCCGGGCTGGGAACATTTGGTAGAGATCGCCCTTGGGCACGGAATTCAGGCCTTGATAGTCCCTGACATGAAGGCATGTGATAAGGCCATTTCCTTTCTCAAAAACCAGCCGTCGGGACGGGCCAGCCTGATCATCCCGGGCATAGAGTCCGGTAATGCGGAAGGGGCACGGGATAATACACTTCTTGAATTCGTCAGGGCCGGACATCCTGTTGACAGGGTCGTAGCTGATATCCTTGTCCATTGGAAAGTCGTGCCGGATTTGAAAGCTGCTTTTAATGTCTGCAATACTGACAATAAGCCCCTTTTTTACATCACCAGGGACGGCGAGATTCTCACTCCATGGGGTGAGCTGGTCTTTGGGGACAAAGACAAGGCATCCTCGGGAATACTTGCAAGAAAGGCCGAGATTTCCGGATTGACTGCACGTGAAAATGAACTCCGTGAATCTTCAATGCAGATACGTATAGAGGAGGATGAGATAAGCAAAGGGCTCTTAAAGGCCGAGGCCGGGCTCAGGGAAGTCAATGAAAAAAAGGGAAGTATTTCTGAAGACCTGACTGGCCATAAAAAGGAAAGGGACAGCCTGCTCAGGGAAATTGAGGCTGAAAAAGAGAGGTCTCAACGCATAGATATGGAGATCGAAGAGGCTGAAAAGGAGATACTTGATATAGATATATCCCTTGAAGAGCTGGAAGAGACTATTGAAGCTGCCGTTTCAGCCAGGATTGAAGCCGAGGGGCAGATAAAAGGCCGCGAGGATGCCTTGAGACAACAGGAACAGGTGCTTTCCCGCAGGAGAAAGGTCATTGAGGAATATAGAATAAAAATGGCCCGCGTTCAGACCCAGCTTCAAGAGAGGGAGCAGGAGCTCGGAAGGCTTGCCGACCTGAAGAAGCAGATAGCCAGTGACCGGGAAACAATGCTGGCGGAAAAGCGGAGTCTGGCAGCGCGGCTTGAGGACAGGGCCAGGTCACTGAAAGATGTGCGGCTGAAAGTTAAGTCAGAGGAGAGCAGGATTCTGATTCAAAAAAGGCATCTGAAAGAAGTCGAAACGGAGTACGATCACACCCGGCAGACTTTTGCGGGATTGCAGGGCAAGGTGAATGATTTGCAGACCCGGTTCAGGGCTGCTGAAGAGCGGATCCATCGAAATGAGCTTGTCCTTGCCGAAGTGGAGCAGGGCCTTGCATATCTGAAAAAAACGGCCATGGATCGCCACCGGGCTGACATAGAAGAATTCTGTGATAAATGGCGCCTTTTTCCATTTTCTCCTGATGAGGCAGAGAAGCGGATCAGCGAGATAACCAGCAAGATAGATCGCCTTGGGCCTGTAAACCTTGCCGCTGTTGAAGAATACAGAGAGCTTGAGGATCGATGGAGCTACCTCAATTCACAGAAAGACGACCTTATCAGCTCAATCGAAGACCTGGAACAGGCCATAGGCAGGATCAATCGCACCTGCAGGACCCGGTTCAAGGAGGCCCTTGACTCAGTGAACGAGAGCCTTTGCAGGGTCTTTCCCTTACTTTTTAAAGAAGGGAGTGCCAAGCTGAATTTGACCTCATCCGGCGATATACTGGATTCAGGTATAGATTATTTGATACAGCTTCCCGGAAAAAGAATCCAGTACCTTAATCTCCTTTCGGGAGGGGAAAAGGTATTGGCTGCAATGGCCCTGATTTTTGCCATCTATTTCATAAAACCCTGCCCTTTCTGCCTGCTGGATGAAGTGGATGCAGCTCTTGATGAAGCCAATATCTTACGATTTAACCGGTTCATAAAAAAGATATCAGAGCAGTCCCAGGTAGTGCTTGTTACTCATAACCAGAAGGTGATGGAGATCGCTGATGTCCTTTACGGAGTCACTATGGAGGATAAAGGGATATCAAGGCTGGTTTCGGTAGACCTGGTGGAGAGTCCGGGATCTTGA
- the recJ gene encoding single-stranded-DNA-specific exonuclease RecJ, which produces MTMNSVILELPWDFASINMSAVEELAGKSGIPGIIAKFLYQRGINTPEAVAQHLSPSLKSLSDPWKMMDMDRAVDRLVRAVAQKEQVAVFGDYDVDGVTSAALVSGFLEGLGLKVTVYIPHRENEGYGLNAEALRNLASRGCRLLITVDCGISDSEAVALAGELGMDVIVTDHHEPPDTLPEALAVLNPKRPDCPFPFKELAGVGVAFNLVRALRHRLYGLGHWKAGQVPNLKEYLDLAALGTVADLVPLLGDNRILVRAGLEVLDGCNRPGIKALKALCSLDSGITSTDIAFRVAPRINAAGRMAHADKAYRLLATDDDAEANRLANELHLLNQERQAEEKNILNEALDKIRCLEKRSAYVLSSPEWKRGVIGIVASRLVEQFHRPVILFALDGDEAHGSGRSPEGLNLYESLCACSGHLSSFGGHRAAAGMHLPSDSVEGFSEAFQKVVASVLEHNDINPRLMVDCTACIEELIDPGFSRFYEHLEPFGAGYPSPLFAVRDFSVRRSTVVGNGHLKLTLTPRTGLQNGYMKRGMDLVGWGHGDKAGLPWEELELACMPCLNIWQGQKRIELRLKDIRYR; this is translated from the coding sequence ATGACCATGAATTCCGTGATCCTCGAACTGCCGTGGGACTTTGCCTCCATAAATATGTCGGCGGTTGAGGAACTTGCCGGTAAGTCAGGGATTCCGGGCATTATTGCCAAATTTCTGTATCAACGCGGGATAAATACGCCGGAGGCCGTTGCGCAACACCTCAGCCCTTCGCTGAAATCCCTCAGCGATCCCTGGAAGATGATGGACATGGACAGGGCTGTTGACCGGCTGGTCAGGGCAGTAGCCCAAAAAGAACAGGTGGCCGTATTCGGTGATTACGATGTCGATGGTGTCACCTCCGCAGCCCTGGTCTCCGGATTTCTTGAGGGACTTGGACTAAAGGTAACAGTCTATATCCCCCACCGGGAGAACGAGGGCTACGGACTTAATGCAGAAGCATTAAGGAATCTCGCATCCAGAGGCTGCAGGCTTCTGATTACAGTTGATTGCGGCATATCGGATAGTGAAGCAGTCGCCCTGGCAGGGGAGCTTGGGATGGATGTCATTGTCACCGACCACCATGAACCCCCTGATACCCTTCCCGAGGCCCTGGCAGTGCTTAATCCCAAGCGTCCTGATTGCCCCTTTCCCTTCAAAGAACTTGCCGGTGTAGGTGTGGCCTTCAATCTTGTCAGGGCATTGAGGCATCGCCTTTATGGGCTTGGGCATTGGAAAGCCGGTCAGGTGCCCAATCTCAAGGAATATCTGGATCTTGCGGCCCTGGGGACCGTGGCGGATTTAGTTCCGCTCTTGGGGGACAATCGCATACTTGTCCGGGCGGGGCTTGAAGTGCTTGATGGATGCAACAGGCCGGGAATCAAGGCATTGAAGGCGTTATGTTCCCTTGATTCCGGAATCACCTCCACGGACATTGCCTTCAGGGTCGCTCCGCGAATAAATGCCGCCGGGCGGATGGCTCACGCTGACAAAGCTTACAGGTTACTTGCCACGGATGACGATGCGGAAGCAAATCGGCTTGCCAATGAATTACACCTGCTGAATCAGGAACGACAGGCAGAAGAAAAAAATATATTGAATGAGGCGTTAGATAAGATACGATGCCTTGAAAAGAGGTCTGCCTATGTCTTGTCGAGCCCTGAATGGAAAAGGGGCGTTATAGGTATAGTTGCATCCAGACTGGTGGAGCAATTCCACAGGCCCGTGATCCTCTTTGCCCTGGACGGAGATGAGGCACATGGTTCTGGCCGCAGTCCTGAAGGACTGAATCTCTACGAGTCTCTTTGCGCCTGTTCCGGCCACCTTAGCTCCTTTGGCGGCCACAGGGCTGCTGCCGGAATGCATCTGCCCTCCGATTCTGTAGAAGGATTTTCTGAAGCGTTTCAAAAGGTCGTGGCCTCGGTCCTGGAACATAACGACATCAATCCCAGGCTTATGGTTGATTGCACAGCCTGTATCGAGGAACTCATTGATCCGGGTTTTTCCCGGTTCTATGAGCATCTGGAGCCCTTTGGCGCAGGTTACCCATCCCCCTTGTTTGCAGTCCGGGATTTTTCGGTCCGCAGGTCGACAGTTGTTGGAAATGGCCACTTAAAGCTTACTCTTACCCCCAGGACCGGTCTGCAAAATGGGTATATGAAAAGGGGAATGGATCTGGTAGGATGGGGACACGGAGACAAAGCCGGGCTTCCCTGGGAGGAGCTTGAGCTTGCCTGCATGCCTTGTCTTAATATATGGCAAGGGCAAAAGCGCATTGAGCTGAGACTGAAAGACATCCGGTACAGATAG
- a CDS encoding diphosphate--fructose-6-phosphate 1-phosphotransferase (catalyzes the formation of fructose 1,6-bisphosphate from fructose 6-phosphate and diphosphate), whose product MRSSKQIESSITGLGPAKIPSPLRTRAKGSGTGCFVSGKDRVLMDIFADNLKKTLERGEEPLSFELAGPRSKIFFDPAKLRCAIVSCGGLCPGVNDVIRAIVLSLYFNYGLRNIYGIRYGFQGFISTYGHDIMELTPESVAHIHERGGTILGSSRGPQDIVSIVDALERMNVGLLFTIGGDGTMAASAKITDEINKRRLKIGVIGIPKTIDNDIYLIDRSFGFETAVSIAVDVIGGAHNEATSAPNGVGLVKVMGRHSGFIAAAATLAMPDVNFVLIPESDFELEGPKGLLEALKERLILRRHAVIVVAEGAGQKFFGDTEQQQLDASGNIRLHDIGIFLKESIAAYFEKQGMEINLKYIDPSYTIRSACANAGDHLLCGFLARSAVHAGMAGKTKMLVGLCNNRIVHIPMEATAGKRKQVDTSGDMWMSVLETTGQPSMNN is encoded by the coding sequence ATGAGAAGCAGTAAACAGATCGAGAGTTCGATCACGGGCCTTGGCCCGGCCAAGATCCCTTCTCCTCTTCGGACTCGAGCAAAGGGTTCCGGAACGGGGTGCTTTGTGTCTGGAAAAGACCGGGTCCTGATGGACATTTTTGCGGATAATCTCAAAAAGACCCTGGAGCGTGGTGAAGAACCTCTATCCTTTGAACTGGCAGGTCCTCGAAGCAAGATCTTTTTTGATCCAGCGAAACTGCGGTGTGCAATTGTAAGTTGCGGCGGGCTCTGCCCGGGCGTAAATGATGTGATTCGTGCAATCGTGCTGTCGCTCTATTTTAACTATGGTCTCCGCAATATTTACGGCATCCGATACGGATTTCAGGGTTTTATTTCCACTTACGGTCACGACATAATGGAGCTTACACCCGAATCTGTGGCCCACATCCACGAGAGGGGAGGAACGATCCTTGGCTCTTCGAGGGGACCTCAGGATATTGTTAGCATCGTAGATGCACTGGAGAGGATGAATGTCGGGCTCCTGTTTACCATTGGCGGAGATGGCACCATGGCTGCCTCTGCAAAGATTACAGACGAAATCAACAAGAGGCGCTTAAAAATTGGTGTTATAGGTATACCAAAAACCATCGACAATGACATCTATCTGATCGATCGTTCGTTCGGCTTTGAGACGGCCGTGAGTATAGCGGTTGATGTCATAGGCGGTGCCCATAATGAGGCTACCAGTGCTCCGAACGGAGTGGGGCTGGTGAAAGTCATGGGCCGTCATTCAGGGTTTATCGCAGCCGCAGCCACCCTGGCGATGCCGGATGTAAACTTTGTCCTTATCCCGGAATCAGATTTTGAATTAGAAGGGCCAAAAGGCCTGCTGGAAGCCCTGAAAGAACGCTTAATCCTCAGGAGGCACGCCGTAATTGTAGTGGCGGAAGGGGCAGGTCAAAAGTTTTTTGGCGACACAGAGCAGCAGCAACTCGATGCCTCCGGAAACATCCGGCTTCATGACATTGGCATCTTCCTGAAAGAGTCCATTGCCGCTTATTTTGAAAAACAAGGGATGGAAATTAACCTCAAATATATTGACCCCAGTTACACGATCCGGAGTGCTTGTGCCAATGCCGGAGATCATCTCTTGTGCGGCTTTCTGGCCCGCAGCGCGGTTCATGCCGGCATGGCCGGCAAGACCAAAATGCTGGTGGGCCTGTGCAACAATCGGATTGTCCACATCCCCATGGAGGCGACGGCAGGAAAGCGAAAGCAGGTGGACACCTCCGGAGATATGTGGATGAGTGTACTGGAAACAACAGGCCAGCCATCCATGAATAATTGA
- a CDS encoding glutamate racemase: MSVTIGVFDSGIGGLTVVREIKQLLPAQPLIYFGDTARTPYGTKSPETIIQYAREDTRFLLEHGAGILVIACHSAASTATSALRQEFSEPIFEVVTPSIEQALALTRRKIIGLIGTRATVTSGVYEKAIHSQVSDTKVYSQSCPLLVPLVEEGWLKARETRMIVKKYLRPLKNRQIDTLILGCTHYPLLKRIIREKMGKKVKIVDPSAEIARAVYSYLEAKGQLSEESHGREDRFFVSDLTPTTQEVVQRFLGRRIRLEKASMFVTSRP; this comes from the coding sequence ATGAGCGTAACTATAGGTGTTTTCGACTCAGGTATTGGTGGGCTCACAGTGGTCCGCGAGATCAAACAATTATTGCCGGCCCAGCCCCTTATCTATTTTGGAGACACTGCACGGACTCCCTATGGAACCAAAAGCCCGGAAACAATTATTCAATATGCCAGGGAAGATACCAGATTCCTGCTGGAGCACGGGGCCGGCATATTAGTGATCGCTTGCCACAGCGCAGCCAGTACCGCCACCTCTGCATTGAGGCAGGAATTTTCTGAACCAATATTTGAAGTTGTAACCCCTTCTATAGAACAGGCATTGGCCCTTACCAGACGAAAAATCATCGGCTTAATCGGTACAAGGGCCACAGTGACAAGCGGCGTATACGAAAAAGCGATCCATTCTCAAGTTTCAGATACAAAGGTATACAGCCAGTCATGTCCTCTTCTGGTGCCCCTGGTGGAGGAGGGATGGCTCAAGGCCAGGGAGACCCGCATGATAGTCAAGAAGTATCTCAGGCCCTTAAAAAACCGGCAGATAGATACCTTGATCCTCGGATGCACCCATTATCCGCTTCTCAAGCGGATAATCCGGGAAAAAATGGGAAAGAAGGTGAAAATAGTAGACCCTTCAGCAGAAATAGCACGTGCGGTTTATTCATACCTTGAGGCCAAAGGTCAACTTTCTGAGGAGTCACATGGCCGGGAAGATCGTTTTTTTGTCTCTGACCTCACTCCAACGACTCAGGAGGTGGTTCAACGTTTCTTAGGCAGACGGATCCGGCTCGAAAAGGCCTCGATGTTCGTCACATCCCGACCCTGA